One genomic window of Arachis stenosperma cultivar V10309 chromosome 10, arast.V10309.gnm1.PFL2, whole genome shotgun sequence includes the following:
- the LOC130954257 gene encoding gamma-glutamylcyclotransferase 2-3 yields MVMWVFGYGSLIWKAGFHFDERVVGFIKGYRRVFYQGSTDHRGTPEYPGRTVTLEPAEGEICWGVAYKISKKEDQEIALTYLEVREKQYDKKEYVDLFTDINATSPAITGVMVYIASPDKKVNVNYLGPASSEHIARQIIHAEGPSGPNRDYLFQLEKALLQIGCQDNHVIDLANEVRRFLSEKH; encoded by the exons ATGGTAATGTGGGTATTTGGTTATGGTTCTCTCATCTGGAAGGCTGGCTTTCACTTCGATGAGCGCGTCGTTGGTTTCATCAAAGGCTATCGACGTGTCTTCTACCAAG GCTCAACTGACCACAGAGGAACACCTGAGTATCCTGGAAGAACAGTGACCCTGGAGCCTGCTGAAGGAGAAATATGT TGGGGAGTTGCTTACAAGATCTCCAAGAAAGAAGACCAAGAAATCGCATTAACG TATCTGGAAGTGAGAGAGAAGCAATATGACAAGAAGGAATATGTGGATCTTTTCACC GATATTAATGCTACAAGCCCAGCCATAACTGGTGTCATGGT gtatataGCATCTCCAGACAAGAAAGTTAATGTAAATTACTTGGGTCCTGCATCTTCTGAACATATAGCGAG ACAAATAATTCATGCTGAAGGGCCCTCAGGACCTAACAGAGATTATCTTTTCCAACTTGAAAAGGCTCTTCTTCAAATAG GATGCCAAGACAACCATGTTATTGATCTTGCAAACGAAGTGAGGCGTTTTCTTTCGGAGAAACATTGA